Proteins from one Bactrocera neohumeralis isolate Rockhampton chromosome 3, APGP_CSIRO_Bneo_wtdbg2-racon-allhic-juicebox.fasta_v2, whole genome shotgun sequence genomic window:
- the LOC126753996 gene encoding proteasome subunit beta type-5-like yields the protein MALAEIAGISSAKYLQKKNNPMNLAEQAYNLSNPYCLLAPPANGPVDIKALHAAGDKTGIKIDYHHGTTTLGFKYKGGVILAVDSRATGGQFIGSQEMKKIVEINKYLLGTLAGGAADCVYWDRVLAKECRLHELRNRKHISVAAASKIMANIAHEYKGMGLSMGMMLAGYDDKGAGLYYVDSEGSRSSGNVFSVGSGSIFAYGVLDSGYKYELEDEEAYDLGRRAIYHATFRDAYSGGIIRVYHLKEDGWIKISEDDCKELHYKYKDEKME from the exons ATGGCTTTGGCAGAAATAGCTGGCATTTCAAGTGCTAAATACTTGCAGAAAAAGAATAATCCAATGAATCTTGCTGAGCAGGCCTACAACCTTAGCAATCCTTACTGCCTGTTGGCACCACCGGCTAACGGC CCTGTCGATATAAAAGCACTACATGCTGCTGGTGATAAAACTGGTATTAAAATTGATTATCATCACGGCACCACAACTTTGGGCTTCAAATACAAAGGTGGCGTCATCTTGGCCGTGGACTCGCGTGCGACAGGTGGACAATTTATCGGTTCACAGGAGATGAAGAAAATTGtcgaaatcaataaatatttattgggcACATTGGCAGGCGGTGCTGCCGATTGTGTTTACTGGGATCGTGTGCTCGCGAAGGAATGCCGTTTGCATGAGTTGCGAAATAGAAAGCATATCTCAGTTGCTGCGGCCAGCAAAATAATGGCAAATATAGCGCACGAATACAAGGGCATGGGCTTGAGTATGGGCATGATGTTGGCTGGTTATGATGATAAAGGTGCCGGTCTATACTATGTCGATTCGGAAGGTTCACGTTCGTCGGGTAATGTATTTTCCGTTGGTAGTGGTTCTATATTTGCTTATGGTGTATTGGATTCGGGTTACAAGTATGAGTTGGAGGATGAGGAAGCATATGATTTGGGACGTCGTGCTATCTATCATGCTACATTCAGGGATGCCTACTCTGGTGGTATTATACGTGTGTATCACTTGAAGGAGGATGGTTGGATCAAAATTTCCGAAGATGATTGTAAGGAGttgcattataaatataaagatgaGAAAATGGAATAA